Proteins from one Entomospira culicis genomic window:
- a CDS encoding ABC transporter permease, with product MARPKLIASIAWRYFWPKGRGARASGVALAVLGVMIGVLAMVSVLGVMNGLQQGYIRTILEVESGHLQIYSHRLLDNQQDEAILELFARHRVRNFSARMKETTMMRSFISGYQAVQLVGVSEATWSEDTGLRAQLNIKSGYFPPAGFVLLGSELATKLRVDVGSLVTILVLAEGSLEPYALTLEVSGLFSSGYYTFDANLAILNLDYMRELLGSDRSIFYTIKLEDMREIKKLESHLTGLGYEAQSWQEYNRAFFGALQLEKSLMSLMLQLIFIVTAINIYQGRRRMILQKERESMILRTLGLSGRELRIIFLLQGFFIGLFGTSLGILFGIALAWNLDTVIQWLSLAINQILNLFGMHVYLLFDNSLFYLQKIPVEIFWSDILFISTSAIGITSFAGWIAGRAPFARRPLEL from the coding sequence ATGGCACGCCCTAAATTGATAGCTAGTATTGCTTGGCGCTACTTTTGGCCTAAAGGACGTGGTGCACGCGCGTCAGGTGTGGCTCTAGCGGTGCTGGGGGTGATGATCGGTGTCTTGGCGATGGTCTCGGTGTTGGGGGTGATGAATGGCTTACAACAAGGGTATATCCGTACGATTTTAGAAGTAGAGAGTGGGCATCTGCAGATTTACTCGCATCGCCTGTTGGATAATCAGCAAGATGAGGCGATCTTGGAGCTTTTTGCGAGGCATCGGGTACGTAATTTTTCTGCACGCATGAAAGAGACGACGATGATGCGATCGTTTATTAGTGGCTATCAAGCGGTGCAATTGGTTGGCGTCTCCGAGGCGACATGGAGCGAAGATACGGGTTTGCGTGCACAACTTAATATCAAAAGTGGCTACTTTCCACCTGCGGGTTTTGTGCTTTTGGGCAGTGAACTTGCGACGAAGTTGCGCGTAGATGTGGGAAGCTTGGTAACGATTTTAGTGCTTGCCGAGGGGTCGCTAGAGCCTTATGCGTTGACTTTGGAGGTGAGTGGCCTCTTTAGCAGTGGGTACTACACCTTTGATGCTAATTTGGCGATTCTTAACTTAGATTATATGCGCGAGTTACTGGGATCGGATCGCTCGATTTTTTACACGATTAAATTAGAGGATATGCGAGAGATCAAGAAGTTGGAGTCGCACCTGACTGGGTTAGGTTATGAGGCGCAGAGCTGGCAGGAGTATAATCGCGCATTTTTTGGCGCGCTTCAGTTGGAGAAGAGTTTGATGAGCCTCATGTTGCAACTCATTTTTATTGTTACGGCGATCAATATCTATCAAGGTAGACGGCGGATGATTCTACAAAAAGAGCGCGAGTCGATGATCTTGCGTACCCTAGGTCTTTCGGGTCGAGAGTTACGTATCATCTTTCTTTTACAAGGATTTTTTATCGGGTTATTTGGCACCAGCTTAGGGATTCTTTTTGGCATTGCCCTTGCGTGGAATTTAGATACGGTGATTCAGTGGCTAAGTCTTGCAATCAACCAGATCCTCAATCTCTTTGGCATGCACGTCTACCTTCTGTTTGACAACTCTCTCTTCTATTTACAGAAGATTCCGGTGGAGATTTTTTGGAGTGATATTCTCTTTATTAGCACGAGTGCTATCGGTATTACCTCCTTTGCTGGGTGGATAGCAGGCCGCGCGCCCTTTGCGCGACGACCGTTAGAGTTGTAA
- a CDS encoding FAD binding domain-containing protein, with protein sequence MMQGNRYIAPEILEPLSLSQLAQIIHRRPRALLMGGGVHVRVNQDSELFSLPAEIVLLHKVAELTRLTRNDHFLEVGASVTLQHFLEQAGEYLPPILSQTIKEIATVALRNQMTIAGSIALPNYRSDLFVVLALLEAKVEIRDFTHRGGRGKIRKEALLRLVREGFLDIASAEVITAIRLPITHWTHWQYRKIQRPFTSDQRTLIIAMVARVEKAMVLGFHLIILTHGQHLFYDYNLNTQAIGRRYPLSPKDRDYFLELLQESLTTDEESFSDYMRHVIEEVVIDFLQGRNSTFPQG encoded by the coding sequence ATGATGCAGGGTAACAGATATATCGCCCCCGAAATTCTTGAGCCACTGTCGCTTTCACAGTTGGCGCAAATCATTCATCGACGACCTAGAGCCTTGTTGATGGGGGGTGGGGTGCATGTACGTGTCAATCAAGATAGCGAACTCTTCAGCCTACCTGCCGAGATTGTTCTCTTACACAAAGTCGCAGAGCTTACCCGTCTTACGCGCAACGATCACTTTTTGGAGGTAGGCGCGAGCGTTACCTTACAACACTTTCTGGAGCAAGCGGGTGAGTATTTGCCTCCAATTTTGAGTCAGACAATCAAAGAGATAGCAACGGTTGCTTTACGCAATCAAATGACCATCGCCGGATCGATTGCCTTACCCAATTATCGTAGCGATCTCTTTGTGGTATTGGCGCTCTTGGAGGCCAAGGTGGAGATTCGGGATTTTACGCATCGAGGTGGACGTGGCAAGATCCGTAAAGAGGCACTCCTACGTTTGGTGCGGGAGGGTTTTCTCGACATTGCTAGCGCAGAGGTCATCACCGCGATACGCTTGCCTATCACGCATTGGACGCATTGGCAGTATCGTAAAATTCAGCGTCCCTTCACCAGCGACCAACGTACCCTCATCATTGCCATGGTTGCACGCGTGGAAAAAGCAATGGTGTTAGGATTTCATCTGATTATCTTAACGCATGGGCAACACCTATTTTATGATTATAATCTAAATACACAAGCAATTGGTCGGCGCTATCCGCTTTCGCCCAAAGATCGTGACTATTTTCTTGAGCTCTTGCAAGAGAGCCTCACCACCGACGAAGAGAGCTTCTCCGACTACATGCGCCACGTCATCGAGGAGGTTGTTATCGACTTTTTACAGGGAAGAAATTCCACTTTCCCCCAAGGCTAG
- the infB gene encoding translation initiation factor IF-2: MTSESDKDKKEGAPLIKKDKKIKEQPAVAPEKKEEQAQVKDVKKKRVVVVSKKSREEESKPKPSSHQKSEQNAPTPASPHVQSLDTPRTHKRAGNLAGNASSNTTRSSSYGSSSSYGSRPTSSATTQRYEQTSSYAGRPTSSYANRYNSSPNGERPPRPNYPQGDRPAGSRPPYDRDRANQGGGRPPYGSSPNGRTGGAQSGRPYSGGSAGGGRPPYGSSPYNNNRPNSGGSTYNRSGPARAGGAKPAATETIDTSRSAGAARWAASKGKKSYQSKSQSDSEKFFQQKRKALNNTKVVPSSIDIMESITVADLARKMNLKASELIAKLMGMGVMVTINGQIDSDTATILADEYNCTVNVVSLYDETVIETVADRPEDLLPRTPIVTIMGHVDHGKTKTLDAIRSADVVSKEAGGITQHIGAYQVTLPNGQQITFLDTPGHEAFSAMRERGASVTDIVVLVVSGTEGVMPQTREAIRQAQEAKAPIIVAVNKMDLQDASMEKIQQQLAEFELTPESWGGSTIFVPISALTGMGIDLLLESILLQAEVMELKTNPHCAAEGHVIEARIDPGRGIAATVLLSRGTLNVGDAFVAGIYHGKIRAMYNDKGQRIKSATPAQPVEITGFSEGTPKAGDPFQVTKDEAFARQIASKRQELHKMEGAKNIKKVSLANFMESISELDQKELRLIIKGDVQGSVEALKQSLEKLSTQEIRLTVLSAAAGAIVEQDVKSAATSDAIIIGFHVRPTPKAQLLADQEKVEIRKYNLIYEVIEDITLAIEGLLSPELREQVTGQAEIRKVFSSSKVGNIAGCMVLSGVITRKSRIHVIRDSVVVGDCTIAGLKREKDDVKEVKEGFECGVTLQGYSDVRLGDILEAYEITEIKRRLASK; this comes from the coding sequence ATGACAAGCGAAAGCGATAAGGACAAAAAAGAGGGCGCTCCTCTTATCAAAAAGGACAAAAAGATCAAAGAGCAACCAGCGGTCGCTCCTGAGAAGAAGGAAGAGCAAGCTCAAGTCAAGGATGTAAAGAAGAAACGCGTCGTCGTCGTCTCCAAAAAGAGTCGAGAAGAGGAGTCCAAACCTAAGCCATCCTCCCACCAAAAGAGCGAACAGAACGCTCCTACCCCTGCTTCGCCCCATGTGCAGAGCTTGGACACCCCACGTACCCACAAGCGTGCTGGTAATCTGGCAGGTAACGCCTCTAGCAATACGACGCGATCCTCCTCTTATGGATCTTCTAGTAGCTACGGCTCACGCCCTACCAGTAGTGCTACCACCCAACGCTACGAGCAGACCTCTAGTTATGCGGGACGCCCCACTAGTAGCTATGCTAATCGTTACAACTCCTCACCCAATGGCGAACGTCCCCCCCGCCCAAACTACCCACAAGGGGATCGTCCCGCTGGGAGTCGCCCACCCTACGATCGCGATCGCGCTAATCAGGGTGGAGGCAGACCCCCCTACGGATCCTCGCCCAATGGTCGCACGGGAGGTGCCCAATCTGGTCGCCCCTATAGTGGTGGCAGTGCCGGTGGTGGTCGTCCGCCCTATGGCTCTTCCCCATACAATAATAATCGCCCCAACAGTGGCGGATCCACCTACAATCGATCAGGACCAGCACGCGCAGGCGGAGCTAAGCCGGCGGCAACCGAGACCATCGACACAAGCCGTAGCGCAGGAGCTGCTCGCTGGGCTGCCTCCAAAGGAAAGAAGAGCTATCAATCCAAAAGTCAAAGCGACAGCGAAAAATTCTTTCAACAGAAACGCAAAGCGCTCAACAACACCAAGGTTGTGCCCAGCTCTATCGACATTATGGAGAGCATTACCGTCGCCGATCTCGCGCGTAAAATGAACCTCAAGGCCAGTGAACTCATCGCCAAATTGATGGGTATGGGCGTAATGGTTACCATTAACGGACAAATTGACAGCGACACCGCCACCATCCTTGCCGATGAGTACAACTGCACGGTCAATGTCGTATCCCTTTACGATGAAACCGTCATTGAAACCGTAGCTGATCGCCCCGAAGATCTCTTACCACGCACCCCCATTGTTACCATTATGGGACACGTTGACCATGGTAAAACCAAAACCCTCGATGCGATTCGTAGCGCTGATGTTGTCTCCAAAGAGGCCGGAGGTATTACCCAACATATTGGTGCCTATCAAGTTACCCTTCCTAACGGTCAACAAATTACCTTCCTAGACACCCCCGGACACGAAGCCTTTAGCGCCATGCGTGAGCGCGGTGCTTCGGTTACTGATATTGTCGTCTTGGTTGTTTCGGGTACAGAAGGCGTTATGCCACAAACCAGAGAGGCCATCCGTCAAGCCCAAGAGGCCAAAGCGCCGATCATTGTTGCGGTCAATAAAATGGATCTTCAAGATGCCAGCATGGAGAAAATTCAACAACAACTTGCTGAATTCGAACTGACTCCAGAGAGTTGGGGCGGAAGCACCATCTTTGTCCCGATCTCTGCGCTCACCGGCATGGGTATTGACCTATTATTGGAGTCGATTCTCCTCCAAGCCGAGGTGATGGAGCTTAAGACCAACCCCCACTGTGCAGCCGAAGGACACGTCATCGAGGCACGTATCGATCCTGGGAGAGGAATTGCAGCAACAGTTCTCCTTAGTCGAGGTACGCTTAATGTGGGTGATGCCTTTGTTGCCGGTATTTATCACGGTAAGATTCGTGCCATGTACAACGATAAGGGTCAACGCATTAAGAGTGCAACCCCTGCCCAACCCGTGGAGATAACGGGATTCTCCGAAGGCACGCCCAAAGCAGGCGATCCCTTTCAGGTTACCAAAGATGAGGCGTTTGCTCGTCAAATTGCCAGCAAACGCCAAGAGCTCCACAAGATGGAAGGCGCGAAAAACATCAAAAAGGTCTCCTTGGCAAACTTTATGGAGAGCATCTCCGAACTCGATCAAAAAGAGTTACGCCTTATCATCAAGGGCGACGTGCAAGGGTCGGTTGAGGCACTCAAGCAATCGCTGGAGAAACTCTCCACCCAAGAGATCCGCCTCACCGTATTGAGCGCGGCAGCAGGTGCAATTGTTGAACAAGATGTCAAGAGCGCCGCCACCTCCGACGCGATCATTATTGGTTTCCACGTTCGCCCCACGCCCAAAGCACAGCTCCTTGCCGATCAAGAGAAGGTGGAAATTCGCAAGTACAACCTCATTTACGAGGTGATTGAGGATATTACCCTTGCCATCGAAGGTCTACTCTCTCCCGAGCTACGTGAGCAAGTTACCGGTCAAGCTGAAATCCGCAAGGTCTTCTCTAGTTCTAAGGTCGGTAATATAGCAGGATGTATGGTGCTTAGTGGTGTGATTACTCGCAAGAGTCGTATCCATGTCATTCGCGATAGCGTGGTGGTTGGCGACTGTACTATCGCTGGTCTTAAACGTGAAAAAGATGATGTTAAAGAGGTTAAAGAGGGCTTTGAGTGTGGTGTTACCCTCCAAGGCTACTCCGATGTTCGTCTGGGTGATATCCTTGAGGCCTATGAAATTACCGAAATTAAACGCCGACTTGCTTCTAAATAA
- the ftsY gene encoding signal recognition particle-docking protein FtsY yields MAGLGSKIRDFFTRSALSTDFYEDLEDKLIEADLGPKLASELTQLLRKAKAKDLQTFTKIVDERISPLITAEKLTLTPDGLNVLLFLGVNGVGKTTTIAKVAHYFQQSGVKHISAAAGDTFRAAASEQLGIHGERLGFRVVKSHSGADSASVVHDALTAALAHQDRLLLVDTAGRMHNKSELLHELRKMDKIIRQRVPEENYRRILVIDVNTGQNCLRQAEVFHEAVGLSGVIASKYDGTAKGGVLVAMARDLQLPIYFLGTGERPDDLSVFDAKAFMRDVIAMDT; encoded by the coding sequence ATGGCGGGATTGGGTAGTAAGATACGAGACTTTTTCACACGTTCGGCATTAAGTACCGACTTTTATGAGGATTTAGAAGATAAATTGATCGAGGCAGATTTAGGCCCTAAGTTGGCAAGTGAGTTGACCCAACTCTTGCGCAAAGCAAAGGCGAAGGATCTCCAAACCTTTACGAAGATTGTCGATGAACGTATCTCTCCTTTAATCACTGCCGAGAAGTTGACTCTCACTCCTGATGGGCTCAATGTTTTGCTTTTTTTAGGGGTTAATGGGGTTGGCAAAACCACCACGATTGCGAAAGTCGCGCACTATTTTCAGCAATCAGGTGTAAAACATATCAGCGCCGCCGCCGGTGATACCTTTCGCGCTGCTGCCAGTGAGCAATTGGGCATTCATGGCGAACGGCTTGGCTTTCGCGTGGTTAAGAGCCATAGCGGAGCCGATTCTGCCTCTGTGGTGCATGACGCGTTAACCGCAGCCCTTGCCCATCAAGATAGACTTTTATTGGTAGATACCGCCGGTCGTATGCATAATAAGAGCGAGCTTTTACACGAGTTGCGTAAGATGGATAAGATTATTCGCCAGCGCGTACCCGAAGAGAATTATAGGCGTATTTTAGTTATCGACGTAAATACCGGGCAAAATTGTCTACGCCAAGCCGAGGTCTTTCATGAAGCCGTGGGGCTTTCGGGAGTAATTGCCAGTAAGTATGACGGCACCGCCAAGGGTGGTGTGTTGGTAGCAATGGCGCGCGATTTACAACTTCCCATCTACTTCTTGGGCACGGGAGAGAGACCAGACGATCTGTCGGTCTTTGATGCGAAAGCATTTATGCGCGACGTTATCGCCATGGATACTTAG
- a CDS encoding phospho-sugar mutase produces MMSTDLEKRVQFYVEHEHDPHFLALAKKLQQENKPAQLEELFAGSIQFGTGGLRGIMQPGFTTINPLTIHLVSLGIGQYVTSLNHNPPRVVVSYDTRLYSREFAITAAQTFATLGMHVEIFAQPTPVPLLSYAIRTLKADFGVMITASHNPKEYNGYKVYWNGGEQVVSPHDKAMEMAIQKAQPRALLSETEAQETGLWHWLDTEILHQYQTAIAEQPIILAVNALLKTPITNRICYSPLHGSGREPVRYLLEQAGFNVVMPQAQMQYDGNFPSVKTPNPEDAENLQMAITLAKEQDASLVLATDPDADRLGVAVRHQGQFITLTGNQIGVLALHFIIDIEKKANTLPKNALFINTVVTSPLQNKIAKAHHVTEKRVLTGFKHIAEVIAQSEAKQSHTYLFGCEESYGYLIHPLARDKDAVSMALLVALMQEYYTQQGQTLIDTLEQLYLTYGYHRDQQLSYTFKGLSGVKAMQQMMDAIAEHSPVWSQESPLKAIYNYRTQKVYHPDGTEIPRKETLPKTNLLQFELEDETLISARPSGTEPKIKFYISIVARDSSTATTKASAIVSSIEAFIQPYLATT; encoded by the coding sequence ATGATGAGTACAGACCTAGAGAAAAGAGTTCAATTTTATGTAGAACATGAGCATGATCCGCACTTTTTAGCATTGGCAAAAAAGCTTCAACAAGAGAATAAACCCGCTCAATTAGAGGAGCTATTTGCCGGTTCCATTCAATTTGGTACGGGCGGATTACGTGGCATCATGCAACCGGGATTTACCACGATAAATCCGCTCACGATTCACTTAGTTAGCCTTGGCATTGGGCAATACGTAACCTCGCTAAACCACAACCCACCACGTGTCGTTGTTAGCTACGACACACGGCTCTATAGCCGCGAATTCGCTATCACCGCCGCCCAAACCTTCGCTACCCTCGGCATGCATGTGGAGATTTTCGCCCAACCCACGCCCGTTCCCCTCCTTAGTTATGCTATCCGTACGTTAAAGGCAGACTTTGGCGTGATGATTACCGCAAGCCACAATCCCAAAGAGTACAACGGCTATAAGGTTTACTGGAATGGCGGTGAGCAAGTTGTTTCTCCCCACGACAAGGCGATGGAAATGGCCATTCAAAAAGCTCAACCACGCGCTCTTTTAAGCGAAACCGAGGCGCAAGAGACGGGACTTTGGCACTGGTTAGACACAGAAATTCTCCATCAATATCAAACTGCCATCGCCGAGCAACCGATTATTCTTGCTGTGAACGCATTGCTCAAGACTCCGATAACCAATCGCATTTGTTATAGTCCCTTACATGGATCGGGGCGTGAACCGGTGCGTTATCTCTTGGAGCAGGCAGGGTTTAACGTCGTCATGCCCCAAGCGCAAATGCAGTATGATGGTAATTTCCCCTCGGTAAAGACACCCAATCCCGAAGACGCGGAAAATTTACAAATGGCGATTACACTGGCTAAAGAGCAAGATGCCTCTCTGGTCTTAGCTACCGACCCTGATGCCGATCGCTTGGGCGTAGCAGTTCGCCATCAAGGGCAATTTATTACCCTCACGGGAAATCAAATTGGTGTCTTGGCGCTACACTTTATCATCGATATCGAGAAAAAAGCAAATACATTACCGAAAAATGCGCTCTTCATTAATACTGTGGTTACCTCGCCCCTCCAAAATAAGATTGCCAAAGCCCATCATGTTACCGAAAAGCGCGTACTTACTGGCTTTAAACATATCGCCGAGGTTATCGCCCAAAGCGAAGCCAAACAATCCCACACCTATCTTTTTGGTTGTGAAGAGAGCTATGGTTACTTAATTCATCCCTTAGCCCGCGACAAAGATGCCGTCTCGATGGCGCTCCTTGTTGCCCTGATGCAAGAGTATTATACCCAGCAGGGACAGACCCTTATCGACACCCTCGAGCAACTTTATCTGACCTATGGTTACCATCGGGATCAGCAATTAAGCTATACATTTAAGGGATTGTCGGGAGTAAAAGCGATGCAACAGATGATGGATGCCATCGCAGAGCATAGTCCCGTCTGGTCGCAAGAGAGCCCACTCAAAGCGATCTACAACTATCGTACCCAGAAAGTCTATCATCCCGATGGTACGGAAATTCCTCGTAAAGAGACGCTACCCAAAACCAATCTTCTCCAATTTGAGCTTGAAGATGAGACGTTGATTAGCGCGCGTCCCAGTGGTACCGAGCCAAAAATCAAATTTTATATCAGTATTGTAGCGCGCGATAGCAGTACGGCAACCACCAAGGCAAGTGCAATCGTAAGCTCTATTGAGGCATTTATTCAGCCCTATCTTGCAACAACATAA